The following coding sequences lie in one Theobroma cacao cultivar B97-61/B2 unplaced genomic scaffold, Criollo_cocoa_genome_V2, whole genome shotgun sequence genomic window:
- the LOC18612656 gene encoding uncharacterized protein LOC18612656, whose protein sequence is MESIQSRVETWIRDQRAKILKVSWGPLQWRMRWQWPPWNSGDREHRQKLQKEYERRKRQLQELCRAVKGDSLSDLQDILCCMVLSECVYKRPATEMIRAVNKFKADFGGQIVSLERVQPSSDHVPHRYLLAEAGDTLFASFIGTKQYKDVMADANILQGAIFHEDVIEDIDRIEVTEANQGERQKENGENQFSSLESKPKWIKDRPKPAAHRGFMARAKGIPALELYRLAQKKKRKLVLCGHSLGGAVAALATLAILRVIAVSSSSKESEKVQVKCITFSQPPVGNAALRDYVNRKGWQHYFKSYCIPEDLVPRILSPAYFHHYNAQSLVMSSDMTSSSTSKNEQVSQKGKAEKVKENEGEQLVIGVGPVQGPFWRLSRLVPLESVRRQFKKYRGMQVDPIEPSSADSTTASSIEDVVVEPQSLEIQEGTDGISLKPFAETDNGASDAGSGKLTEKRNGGGGNKRWRRVPSLPSYVPFGQLYLLGNSSVESLSDAEYSKLTSVRSMIVELRERFQSHSMKSYRSRFQRIYDLCMNDNASSFFGMEQLQQFPHLHQWLGLAVAGAVELGHIVESPIIHTATSIVPIGWNGSPGEKNAEPLKVDITGFRLHLCTLVHAQVNGRWCSTTVESFPSAPAYSSGNGEPPEVQKIRVLVGAPLRRPPRHQIVADCLVPMFPSIDSDTVNLNREHNIASSHQEKYIRPEGLSEFFIFCTSDFTTAAKEVHVRTRRVRLLGLEGAGKTSLFKAILGQGKLITISNIENLQVEADFLDGIAGGLCYSDSPGVNLQELAMEASRFRDEIWMGIRDLSRKTDLIVLVHNLSHKIPRYNHPDASQQYPALSLLLDEAKALGIPWVLAITNKFSVSAHQQRAAINTVVQAYQASPSTTEVINSCPYVMPGAARASLPWGVISEDSDGRMGVQKLLSAPIDLVRRPFQRKDTVFPVEGVTSLCQLVHRVLQSHEESALEELARDRLSLELAQEHAMTVNGKKDSQAKASSLTSAAVGASFGAGVGIILAVVMGAASALRKP, encoded by the exons ATGGAATCAATACAGAGCAGAGTGGAGACGTGGATCAGGGACCAAAGAGCCAAGATCCTCAAAGTTTCCTGGGGTCCGCTTCAGTGGCGGATGAGGTGGCAGTGGCCGCCGTGGAACTCCGGCGACAGGGAACATCGCCAGAAACTCCAAAAAGAGTATGAGAGACGAAAACGACAGCTCCAAGAGCTTTGCCGAGCCGTCAAAGGCGATTCTCTCTCGGATTTGCAGGACATTCTTTGTTGCATGGTACTCTCAGAGTGCGTTTACAAG AGACCTGCTACTGAAATGATTCGAGCTGTAAACAAATTTAAGGCTGATTTTGGAGGACAAATTGTCTCTCTAGAACGTGTGCAACCTTCTTCGGATCATGTTCCACACAg GTATCTGTTGGCAGAAGCAGGCGATACACTATTTGCTTCCTTTATTGGAACCAAGCAGTATAA AGATGTCATGGCTGATGCAAACATACTTCAAGGTGCTATATTTCATGAGGATGTTATTGAGGATATTGACCGGATTGAAGTAACTGAAGCTAACCAAGGTGAaaggcaaaaagaaaatggggaAAACCAGTTCAGTTCCTTGGAATCAAAACCTAAGTGGATTAAAGATAGGCCTAAACCTGCTGCCCATCGG GGTTTCATGGCTCGCGCTAAAGGCATACCTGCTTTGGAGTTGTACAGACTTGCTCAGAAAAAGAAGCGAAAACTCGTATTATGTGGACATTCACTTGGTGGAGCA GTGGCAGCATTGGCTACCCTTGCCATTTTGAGGGTCATTGCTGTATCATCTTCATCAAAAGAAAGTGAAAAGGTTCAGGTCAAGTGTATAACATTTTCCCAACCTCCGGTAGGCAATGCTGCTTTAAGAGA TTATGTTAATAGAAAAGGATGGCAGCATTATTTCAAGAGTTACTGCATTCCTGAAGATCTTGTTCCCCGCATCCTTTCACCTGCTTATTTTCATCACTATAATGCACAGAGTTTGGTAATGTCCTCTGACATGACCAGTTCATCAACATCAAAGAATGAACAAGTCTCACAGAAAGGAAAGGCAGAGAAGGTAAAAGAGAATGAAGGGGAGCAATTGGTTATAGGTGTAGGCCCTGTCCAGGGTCCCTTCTGGAGACTTTCAAGGCTTGTTCCATTAGAAAGTGTTAGaagacaatttaaaaaatacagaGGAATGCAAGTTGATCCCATAGAGCCATCTTCAGCTGACTCTACAACTGCATCTTCAATTGAGGATGTAGTTGTTGAACCGCAGTCTCTTGAAATTCAAGAGGGTACCGATGGCATATCTCTTAAACCATTTGCTGAGACTGATAATGGTGCATCAGATGCGGGATCTGGAAAGTTAACAGAAAAAAGGAATGGTGGTGGGGGCAACAAGAGATGGCGTAGAGTGCCTTCTTTACCTTCATATGTACCATTTGGACAG CTTTATCTCTTGGGGAATTCATCAGTGGAATCACTCTCAGATGCAGAGTACTCAAAGTTGACATCG GTCAGATCTATGATTGTTGAATTAAGGGAACGATTTCAATCTCATTCAATGAAGTCATATAGGTCTCGATTTCAAAg AATTTATGACCTGTGCATGAATGATAATGCTTCATCTTTCTTTGGAATGGAGCAATTGCAACAGTTTCCACATTTGCACCAATGGCTCGGCCTTGCAGTTGCAGGTGCTGTAGAGCTTGGGCATATTGTTGAGTCTCCTATTATTCATACAGCTACTTCCATCGTTCCTATTGGGTGGAATGGCAGTCCTGGCGAGAAGAATGCAGAACCATTGAAAGTTGATATTACTGGATTCAGGTTGCATCTATGCACACTGGTTCATGCTCAAGTAAATGGCAGATG GTGTTCAACGACAGTGGAGTCATTTCCTTCTGCACCAGCTTACTCATCCGGTAATGGAGAACCACCAGAAGTACAAAAAATCAGAGTCTTAGTAGGAGCTCCTTTGAGGCGACCTCCTAGGCATCAGATAGTAGCAGATTGCTTGGTGCCCATGTTTCCTTCAATTGATTCCGACACTGTTAATCTCAATAGAGAACATAATATTGCATCTTCTCATCAAGAAAAATACATAAGGCCAGAAGGTTTGAGtgaatttttcatattttgtaCTAGTGACTTTACAACTGCAGCCAAGGAGGTTCATGTTAGAACTCGTAGGGTGCGACTTCTTGGTCTTGAG GGTGCTGGTAAGACCTCTCTTTTCAAGGCAATACTGGGTCAAGGCAAATTGATCACTATTTCTAATATTGAAAATCTACAAGTAGAAGCTGATTTTCTAGACGGTATTGCTGGGGGTTTATGCTACTCTGATTCACCTGGAGTAAATTTGCAG GAGCTGGCCATGGAGGCTTCCCGGTTCAGAGATGAAATATGGATGGGAATCCGAGATCTTAGTAGGAAGACTGATTTAATCGTTCTTGTGCATAACCTATCCCATAAGATACCTCGGTACAATCATCCAGATGCATCACAGCAATACCCGGCCCTTTCACTACTATTAGATGAGGCAAAAGCTCTTGGAATTCCTTGGGTCCTTGCAATAACAAACAAATTTTCTGTTAGTGCACATCAACAGAGAGCTGCAATAAATACAGTTGTTCAGGCATATCAAGCATCTCCAAGCACCACTGAAGTTATCAATTCTTGTCCATATGTTATGCCTGGTGCTGCTAGAGCATCATTGCCTTGGGGTGTGATAAGTGAAGATTCTGATGGGAGAATGGGTGTTCAAAAGCTTCTCTCTGCTCCAATTGACCTTGTTCGCCGGCCTTTCCAAAGGAAAGATACTGTTTTCCCTGTGGAGGGTGTTACTTCTCTTTGCCAACTTGTCCACCGTGTTCTTCAGAGCCATGAAGAGTCCGCCCTGGAG GAACTTGCTAGAGATAGGCTTTCATTGGAGTTGGCACAAGAGCATGCTATGACAGTAAATGGAAAGAAGGATTCTCAAGCCAAGGCATCCTCTTTGACTTCTGCTGCTGTAGGTGCCTCTTTTGGGGCTGGTGTGGGTATTATCTTGGCTGTTGTCATGGGTGCAGCATCTGCATTGAGAAAACCTTGA
- the LOC18612655 gene encoding ras-related protein RABA5b — MGGHEEEERGEEYLFKIVLIGDSAVGKSNLLSRFARNEFDNNSKATIGVEFQTQVVEIDGKEVKAQIWDTAGQERFRAVTSAYYRGAVGALIVYDISRRSSFDSIKRWLDELSTHCDTTMARMLVGNKCDLENIRDVSVEEGKSLAEEEGLFFMETSALDSTNVQTAFEIVIREIYNNGSRKALNSDAYKAELSVNRVTLVKDGANSSKEGFSCCAR; from the exons ATGGGTGGCCACGAAGAGGAGGAAAGAGGTGAAGAGTACTTGTTTAAGATCGTTCTGATAGGCGACTCGGCAGTGGGAAAATCAAACCTTTTGTCACGTTTTGCTAGAAATGAGTTTGACAATAACTCAAAGGCAACTATTGGAGTAGAGTTCCAGACCCAAGTGGTGGAGATTGATGGGAAAGAAGTTAAAGCACAGATCTGGGACACTGCTGGTCAGGAGAGGTTTAGAGCTGTTACTTCTGCTTACTATAGAGGAGCTGTTGGTGCTCTTATTGTTTATGATATTAGTAGGAGAAGTAGCTTCGATAGCATTAAACGGTGGCTTGATGAACTATCCA CTCATTGTGATACTACTATGGCAAGGATGCTGGTAGGGAACAAATGTGATTTGGAGAATATTAGAGATGTCAGTGTGGAGGAAGGCAAAAGCCTTGCAGAAGAAGAAGGCTTATTCTTCATGGAGACATCTGCCCTTGACTCTACCAATGTTCAGACAGCTTTCGAGATTGTTATCAGGGAAATCTACAACAATGGGAGCAGAAAAGCCCTAAATTCAGATGCATATAAAGCCGAGTTATCTGTCAATCGAGTAACCCTGGTCAAGGATGGGGCCAACTCATCCAAGGAGGGTTTCTCCTGCTGTGCTAGATGA